The Halopelagius inordinatus genomic interval GCCGACGACGTGCTCGAACTCCTCGACGGCGGCGAGAAACTCGTCTTGAAGGGCGCGACGGGCGCGGGCGGAAGCGGCGTCTACATCTGTGAGAGCGACGGCGACGGCTACCTCGTCAACGGCGATACCGTTCCCGCCTCGGCGGTGCGGTCCGTCGTGGCGTCGGTCCGCGGCTATCTCGTCACGGAGTTCAACGAACAGGCCGAGTACGCCGCGGAGGTGTATCCGAACTCGCCGAACACGGTTCGCGTCCTGACGATGCATCCCGGGGACGACGACCCGTTCGTCGCCGCCGTCGTCCACCGGTTCGGCGCGGCGGGGTCCGGCGGCGTCGACAACTGGTCGCGGGGCGGTATCGCCTGCGAGATAGACCGAGAGCGGGGCGAACTGCGTCGGGCGACTCGGTTCCCGTTTGACGGTAAACTACGGTGGTTCGACTCTCACCCCGACACCGGCGCCCGCATCGAGGGGCGGTCGGTCCCGGGGTGGGACCGAATCGAGGCGTCCGTGCTCGAACTCGCCGAGGCGTTTCCCGACATGCCGTACGTCGGGTGGGACCTGTTGGTCACCGACTCGGGCGAGTTCGTGGTACTGGAGGGGAACAACCAGTGCGACGTCGATCTGATACAGGCGAACGAACCGCTGTTGGCGGACGACCGGGTGGTCGAGTTCTACGACGAGTTCGTGGACTCCGAGCGGTGGCCGCGGAGCGACTCGTGACTCGCTCTGTTCGTCGGGTGCGAACAGCCACGGACCTCTTCACCCGTCGTCGTGTACGATTCGGAGATGAGTACTGACGACGAGGGAGGGCCGTCCGGGGCGTCGCTCTCCTACAGCAACATCCTCGAACGGGAGATGGAGAACGCGCTCAAGGAACTCGGCAGGCCGAGCAAAGGGCTGTTTCTCTCCGGTCTCTCCGCGGGGATGAATCTCAGCTTCGGCGCTCTGTTCATGGGGATGGTACTGACGTTCTCGACGGAGTTTCCGTCGGACCTCGTAAAGCAGTTCGTCCTCGCGTCGGCGTCGTCCGTGGCGTTTCTGTTCGTCATCCTCGGGCAGACGGAACTGTACACCGCTCACACGACGCTCGCCGTGTTGCCGGTGCTCGACGGACGGACCGCCCTCCGCGAACTCGGACGCCTCTGGGGGATAGTGTACGTCGCGAATCTCTCCGGCTGTGCGGTGTTCGCCGGTCTCATCGCCGTTCTCGGACCCCAACTCGGAATCGTCGCCCCGTCGGCGTTCGACAGTCTCGCGCGGACGCTCTTGGCTCACCCGTGGTGGGTCATCCTCCTGTCGGGAGTCGTCGCCGGATGGTTGATGGGTCTCGTCACGTGGCTCGTCGCCGCCAGTCGCGACACCATCGGACGAGTCGTCATCACGCTCGTCGTCACCGCCGCCATCGGCTTCGGTCCGTTCCACCACGCCATCTTGGGGACGACGGAAGTTCTCGGAGCGATGTTTCTCGGAACCGGCGTCGGCCTCGGCGAGTTCGGAACGTTCCTGCTCTGGACGACGGTCGGTAACACCCTCGGCGGCGGCGTGTTCGTCGCCGGTCTCAACTACGGTCACGCCGCCCTCGCGGGCGAAGAGAAAGACGTCACCATCGAACCGGGTTCGGACGCCATGGAAGAGGACTGACAGTCGTCGCGTCGGGACGCGCCGGCCGCGGGCGGCCCGTTCGTCTCCCGTCGAGGACGGAGGGGCCCAAACGCACTTCCTCGCGGGAGGGCAAGTACGTGTGTCATGAGTCTGAGAGCATTCTTCCGGAACGACGCGGTCGAAGAGACGGTCGAAGCGGCGGCGGAAGAGGCGATAGAAGACGACAGCGAAGGCCAGTCGGAGGCGGCGCGGACCGTGCGGTCGGTCGCGTCGCAACTCCCGCGTAAGGTTCTGCTCCTCGGCGGCGGAGCGGCCGCGTTGGCGTACTTCGCCACCCGCCGCGCGGGGTCCGGCGCGTCGGCTCCGTCCGCCGACGAGGTTCGCGAGACGGTCGAAGAAGCGCGAGAAGACCCAAAGAGCGTCGTCTCCGCCGAGGGGTCGGACGACGAAACTGAGGGAGACGACAGCGAACGAGAACGAGAGGAGATGGAGGTCGAGACGGAGATAGAGATAGAGACGGGCGAAGGCGTGGAGGTAGAAGTCGAAGCGGAGACCGAACTCGAACGAGAGGGAGAGAACGAAATCGAAGTCGAGTCGGAAGTCGAAGTGACGGCCGAACGGACGGACGACGAGGACGAAGCGAGCGACGACGAAGCGAGCGACGACGAAGAAGCGGAGGCGGACGACGACGAGGCCGACGAGGAAACGGTCGAAACTGAGGAGGACATCGGAGAGACGGACGACGAAGACGGCGAGAAAGAAGCAGAGACCGACGAGGAAGACGGCGAAGACGACCTCCCCGGAGAGGAGCGAACCGACGAGGAGATAAACGAACGGGCGGCCGAAGACGTCGAATCGGAGTCTCCGGACCCGGGCGAGATGAACGTCGACGACGAGGCGGTGACTGAAATCGTGGGCGAAGAGCGCTCCGAGGAGTAGTCGGCAGGTAGTCGTCGCCGGCCGTCCGCGGCGGTTCGACGCCCCGCGGGAGCGTCGTTCGGGGTGAACCGGGGCGAAAATTGAGGTTCCTTCGACAACCGGCGGGTTCTTCTGAGGAGTCGTCCGCGCCCGCGCGGCGTACGCGCCGGGCGAGCAATCACGGAGGGACGATTCGAGGGCGGGACGGTCGAATCGAGGTGGAATATGAGTCTACTGGCCCACCTCTCAAGCGGGTGGAGGACGAAGCGCCGACAGTATGGAGATAGACGGAGTTGTCTCGACGGACTACGTCGAACAAGACGCCAAGACACCTGTGTCGAAACTCCGCGGTGCGTTCGATACGAACGAAGACCGCGTCATCGTGATCACGAACGGAGGCTCGTTCGAGGGCGTCGTCTCGCAGAAACAACTGCTGTCGTCGCACCACCCGCCCGAGGAGACGGCGCTGAACGTCGCCACCGCGCCGCCGAAGGTATCTCGACACGAGGACGTCCGCGAAGTCGCCCGACTGATGGTCGAGAACGAACTGAAGATGCTCCCCGTCTTCGACGAGGGAGAGAAGTTCGTCGGCGTCGTGAAGGCGATGAATCTCGTCGACGAGGTACAGGAGAATCTCAACGCACTCGACGTCGAAGACGTCTACACGCAGGACCTCATCTCGGTCGAACGCGAGACGACGGTCGGACAGGTCATAAATCACCTCCTCGAAAACCGCATCTCGCGCGTGCCGGTCGTCGAAGACGGGGCCGCAGAGGGGATGGTCAGCATGTCCGACCTCGTCGAGTTCACCGTCCGGCAGGTGGACCAAGAACAGGGCGGAAACGCGGACGGGTTCGACGGCCACGGCGGCGAAGGTTCGACCGCCGACTTCCGGGCGTCGAGCGGCGGATACGGCGAACGCGCCGGGGACTCGGCGCGGTTGCTCGACCTCCCCGCGAGAGACGTGATGACGCCAGCCGCCTACACGACGACGCCCCGAGCGCAACTCGGCGACGCCATCGGAGAGATGCTGGAGAAGAACTGTTCTTCGCTGATCGTCGTCGAAGAGGAGACGGACGACGTCGTCGGTATCGTGACCGTGACCGACGCCCTCGACGCCCTCACGAACAGCGACGAAGAGCGCATCCCGGTCCAAATCTTCAACGTGAAG includes:
- a CDS encoding sugar-transfer associated ATP-grasp domain-containing protein, whose protein sequence is MLERMRRARERVRREGVGSFAYEAVRSTLPFRDRFRLDLLLFEWTKGRTVPLDPWNRLRMLRHGFLSSSYYLYGFDERRNYGDYVSEYEKMAYTAHINGRTRTYLDDKFEFYAAMRSRGFEDALPNLFGAIGGGRENVEDIDADDVLELLDGGEKLVLKGATGAGGSGVYICESDGDGYLVNGDTVPASAVRSVVASVRGYLVTEFNEQAEYAAEVYPNSPNTVRVLTMHPGDDDPFVAAVVHRFGAAGSGGVDNWSRGGIACEIDRERGELRRATRFPFDGKLRWFDSHPDTGARIEGRSVPGWDRIEASVLELAEAFPDMPYVGWDLLVTDSGEFVVLEGNNQCDVDLIQANEPLLADDRVVEFYDEFVDSERWPRSDS
- a CDS encoding CBS domain-containing protein; the protein is MEIDGVVSTDYVEQDAKTPVSKLRGAFDTNEDRVIVITNGGSFEGVVSQKQLLSSHHPPEETALNVATAPPKVSRHEDVREVARLMVENELKMLPVFDEGEKFVGVVKAMNLVDEVQENLNALDVEDVYTQDLISVERETTVGQVINHLLENRISRVPVVEDGAAEGMVSMSDLVEFTVRQVDQEQGGNADGFDGHGGEGSTADFRASSGGYGERAGDSARLLDLPARDVMTPAAYTTTPRAQLGDAIGEMLEKNCSSLIVVEEETDDVVGIVTVTDALDALTNSDEERIPVQIFNVKMLDTLSREDVARRIEEIDAKHAEMDILEAKVVFHEHEERLRGMPLVETTVRLFTDRGRFFGSAEEYGAESSFGTASEIVEENVLEDKSRDVTSRNDRPTPEKREEVESVVDWWVEG
- a CDS encoding formate/nitrite transporter family protein yields the protein MSTDDEGGPSGASLSYSNILEREMENALKELGRPSKGLFLSGLSAGMNLSFGALFMGMVLTFSTEFPSDLVKQFVLASASSVAFLFVILGQTELYTAHTTLAVLPVLDGRTALRELGRLWGIVYVANLSGCAVFAGLIAVLGPQLGIVAPSAFDSLARTLLAHPWWVILLSGVVAGWLMGLVTWLVAASRDTIGRVVITLVVTAAIGFGPFHHAILGTTEVLGAMFLGTGVGLGEFGTFLLWTTVGNTLGGGVFVAGLNYGHAALAGEEKDVTIEPGSDAMEED